GTTCCGTCCTCACTACCCGAGCGGCGTCTTCGAGTTCTTAAGAGACGAACTCGGTTTTCGGCGAGGAACCACCATCGCCGATATTGGTTCCGGCACGGGAATCTCCACCAAGCCGCTCTTGGATTTGGGGTACAACGTCTTCGCGGTGGAACCGAATGCCGAAATGCGAGCCGCGGCGGAGCGATGGCTCCAAGACGAACCTCAGTTTCGCAGTGTCGCGGGCACTGCGGAGGAAACGACGCTACCCGAACACTCCGTCGACGCTGTCTTGGCCGCCCAGGCATTTCATTGGTTCGACGCAGCGAAAGCCCGAGGCGAGTTTAAGAGGATCCTAAAACCGGGTGGCTGGGCAGTTCTCCTTGCGAATCATCGACTTCAAACACAGACGCCGTTTCTCGCGGCATATGAGCGACTTCTTGAGGAGTTCGGCACCGACTACGATCAGGTGAAAGTGAAAGGTCGTCGCGCGATCGGTTCAGCGACTCTGTCGAGTTTTTTCGGCGCCGAGAAGTATCAAGTCCGTTCATTCAGCAACCATCAGGATTTGGGTTTTGAAGAACTCAAAGGGCGTTTGCTCTCATCCTCTTACGTTCCGAAGGAGCCGCATCCGAAATCTGCTCTAATGATTGGTAAACTCCACGAGATTTTTGAAGAGCACTCATCGGCCGGCACAGTGAAGATTATGTACGAGACCAATATCCGCTTTGGACAGCTTGAGAAGCAGCCGTAGCTTGCCAGAACCGATTCGGCTCGAGGTTTCCGCACGCACAGCATGTCCTACAAAAACTACAATATCTGCCGCACGATTTGAAACGCTGCTTCGACTTCACTGTGGCCTTGATCGCCCTGATCGCTCTCTCGCCCGTCTTCGTTTTGACGGCGATCGCCGTGCGATGCGATTCGCGCGGGCCGATCTTTTTTTTGCAACAACGGGTCGGTCGTGGCTTTCGGTCGTTTTGGATCTGCAAATTCCGCACGATGGTCGTCGATGCGCCGTTGCGGGGACCGCAAATCACCTCCGGCGAAGATCCGCGGATCACGCGCGTCGGCCGATACTTGCGAAAATGGAAGCTCGACGAGTTGCCGCAACTCTGGAACGT
This DNA window, taken from Pirellulales bacterium, encodes the following:
- a CDS encoding class I SAM-dependent methyltransferase — translated: MKSTERFSDRVADYVRFRPHYPSGVFEFLRDELGFRRGTTIADIGSGTGISTKPLLDLGYNVFAVEPNAEMRAAAERWLQDEPQFRSVAGTAEETTLPEHSVDAVLAAQAFHWFDAAKARGEFKRILKPGGWAVLLANHRLQTQTPFLAAYERLLEEFGTDYDQVKVKGRRAIGSATLSSFFGAEKYQVRSFSNHQDLGFEELKGRLLSSSYVPKEPHPKSALMIGKLHEIFEEHSSAGTVKIMYETNIRFGQLEKQP
- a CDS encoding sugar transferase, encoding MKRCFDFTVALIALIALSPVFVLTAIAVRCDSRGPIFFLQQRVGRGFRSFWICKFRTMVVDAPLRGPQITSGEDPRITRVGRYLRKWKLDELPQLWNVFKGEMSLVGPRPEVPRYVEMFRDDYACLLSVRPGITDPASLKYRDEAAILAQSQNPEETYVRLILPEKIALAKRYVAQASLSGDLALIWQTICHVAR